The following proteins are encoded in a genomic region of Trueperaceae bacterium:
- a CDS encoding alkaline phosphatase family protein produces MATTILVMIDGLSADDLRDHPHDLPTLHAVAADGLRVDRLASQVPATSLPGRTGIVTGVPPAVHGVYGNVVHDGERFRYANPDDVRVPTLARRARDAGLDVAVAGYGMVRPEDATTFAGPWWAKEMLQRARDAEPVPADAGWLRTMEAADDPRLARLAADGVHVETPDAYDGDRMHYLMHGLEGDRRLLRLSAALATDPTPPDLILTEILIPDSVQHVAGPRTPASVWSLAFADALVATLLQDLDRAGRRDAVNLMLLSDHGHGGVERALHPERLLPDHPAAPEGGALFVAVPEGPERADVDARLAGYGIAPLEPSPIPVEDRARLAAYVAPAGAVFERAPEGAPADATSGPPGYRSAHGLRPGTPSDDRFLVAAGPHVPTGRLAAADAEDVEATLAAWLGLAPAGIGRPLGDA; encoded by the coding sequence ATGGCGACCACGATCCTCGTGATGATCGACGGCCTCTCCGCCGACGACCTCCGCGACCACCCCCACGACCTGCCCACCCTGCACGCCGTCGCCGCCGACGGCCTGCGCGTCGACCGACTCGCCAGTCAGGTGCCCGCGACGTCGCTGCCCGGCCGGACCGGCATCGTGACCGGCGTCCCGCCGGCGGTGCACGGCGTGTACGGCAACGTCGTTCACGACGGCGAACGCTTCCGCTACGCCAACCCCGACGACGTGCGCGTCCCGACGCTGGCGCGACGCGCGCGCGACGCCGGCCTGGACGTCGCGGTCGCCGGCTACGGCATGGTCCGCCCCGAGGACGCCACGACGTTCGCGGGGCCGTGGTGGGCGAAGGAGATGCTGCAGCGCGCCCGCGACGCCGAACCCGTCCCCGCCGACGCCGGCTGGTTGCGGACGATGGAGGCGGCGGACGACCCCCGCCTCGCGCGCCTCGCGGCGGACGGCGTGCACGTCGAGACGCCCGACGCCTACGACGGCGACCGCATGCACTACCTCATGCACGGCCTCGAGGGCGACCGGCGCCTCCTGCGCCTGAGCGCCGCCCTGGCGACCGACCCCACCCCGCCCGACCTGATCCTCACCGAGATCCTCATCCCCGACTCGGTGCAGCACGTCGCCGGCCCCCGGACGCCCGCCAGCGTCTGGTCGTTGGCGTTCGCCGACGCCCTCGTCGCGACGCTGCTGCAGGACCTCGACCGGGCGGGGCGGCGCGACGCGGTGAACCTCATGCTGCTCAGCGACCACGGGCACGGCGGCGTCGAGCGCGCCCTCCACCCCGAGCGGTTGCTGCCCGACCACCCGGCCGCCCCCGAGGGGGGCGCGCTGTTCGTGGCGGTGCCCGAGGGGCCCGAGCGGGCGGACGTCGACGCCCGCCTCGCGGGGTACGGCATCGCGCCGCTCGAGCCCTCCCCGATCCCGGTGGAGGACCGCGCCCGCCTCGCGGCGTACGTCGCGCCGGCCGGCGCGGTGTTCGAGCGCGCGCCGGAGGGGGCGCCCGCGGACGCGACGTCGGGCCCGCCCGGCTACCGCTCCGCGCACGGCCTCCGGCCCGGCACGCCGAGCGACGACCGCTTCCTCGTCGCGGCCGGGCCCCACGTGCCGACCGGGCGCCTCGCCGCCGCGGACGCCGAGGACGTGGAGGCGACCCTAGCGGCGTGGTTGGGCCTCGCGCCGGCCGGCATCGGCCGGCCTCTCGGGGACGCCTGA